The following are encoded together in the Ovis canadensis isolate MfBH-ARS-UI-01 breed Bighorn chromosome 2, ARS-UI_OviCan_v2, whole genome shotgun sequence genome:
- the ALKAL2 gene encoding ALK and LTK ligand 2, translating to MHGPGRPLLLGMLLVLGAAGPGRGGAEPREAADRQTLLRLIVEIVQELRKYHSGESKRLQLSGRQDYTLDRREVADYAYPEEQRVEIVPRDLRMKDKFLKHLTGPLYFSPKCSKHFHRLYHNTRDCTIPAYYKRCARLLTRLAVSPMCMEG from the exons ATGCACGGGCCCGGGCGCCCCCTCCTGCTGGGGATGCTGCTCGTGCTGGGGGCGGCGGGGCCCGGCAGGGGCGGCGCGGAGCCCCGGGAGGCCGCGGACCGACAGACGCTGCTGCGGCTCATCGTGGAGATCGTCCAGGAGCTCAGGAAGTACCACTCGGGGGAGTCCAAGAGGCTGCAGCTCTCGGGCCGGCAGGACTACACCCTGGACCGCAGGGAGGTCGCGGACTACGCTTACCCGGAGGAGCAGAGAGTGG AAATTGTCCCTCGAGATCTAAGGATGAAAGACAAGTTTCTAAAACATCTTACAG GCCCTCTGTATTTCAGCCCAAAGTGCAGCAAACACTTCCACAGACTTTACCACAACACCCGAGACTGCACCATCCCCGCAT ACTACAAGAGGTGTGCCCGGCTTCTTACTCGGCTGGCAGTCAGCCCGATGTGCATGGAGGGATAA